The nucleotide sequence AGCGTGTCGTCACGTCGCGGCGGATCGTCGGGGCCGTACCGTCAGTCGGGTGACAGCGGCAGTGCGTCGGATTATTTGCGACGCGCCGAAGACGAAATGGGAAAGCAACCCAAGGACAACACACCGGACAACAGCCTGAAGGCAATCGGTTTCATCATCGGTGGCGTCGTCTTATTGGGGATCGCGGCGGTCGGGTTGTACGGGATGTACTTGCATTTCAACGGCGAAGCCGAAGCACGACGCCCCGGCCGGGCGATCGGCGGCATTCTATTTTGCAGCATCACCGGTTTCAGTTTGCTGGGCCGCGGGCTGGCCTATTACATGAATTGAAACGATTGCATGGGATCTTTGGCGGGACTTTGCGGGCCGGCATGGCAGCTGCATCATTCCGACACGGTTGTGACCTAGCTTTGAAAGCCGGCGTCAACGCTCCAGACAACGCCGATACGCCGTCTTTCCCGGTCCGTCCGCGCTGCCCGCCATGTCATCCCGTCGCCCGTCACCACCGCCAAGCGACGCCACCATTGGCCCCGGATCCGCCGGCCCCATCGCCGATGCCAAATCGTCGGAATCACCAGCGGACCAAACCAAGGTCGGCGGTCCGCCAAGCCGTTCATCCGGATCGGGCGAAAAAGCATCTTATGGCTCCGGTGCATCGCGACGTCCCCGACGTTCGGCCCGCCATCGCAAGCGGCAAACAGGTTCAGACGCATCCGCAAAGTCTTCGCTGAAGGGCGAACCGGTTCTCACCGGTGATTCCCAACCGGCCACCAACCAACGCTACCGCATCACGGGTGAAATCGGGCGCGGCGGTTGGGGTGTGGTGCAACGTGCGTTCGATCGACAACTTCAACGCACTGTTGCCATCAAGCGAATCACTGAATCGGCGAACATCACCGCAACGGTACGGCAACGATTCTTGCACGAAGCCAGGATCACCAGCCAACTGCAGCATCCGGGCATCGTTCCGGTTCACGAGTTGGACGAAGGCCAGGCCGGAAGTCATGCGTCCTATGTGATGAAGTTGTTGGACGGACACCCGCTTCGCCAATCGATCCGCGACACCCACGCTTCGCGTTCGGCACAATACCAATCCAGCACCTGGTCCCATCGCGAAGCCATTCTGCCGCTGCTGGAGCGTTTCATTGATGTTTGCGAAGCGGTCGCCTATGCGCACCAGCAAGGTGTCATTCACCGCGACTTGAAACCGGCCAATGTCATGGTCGGACGCTTCGGCGAAACCATCGTCGTCGACTGGGGACTGGCCAAACGCATCGACGGGGCCGACGCCGCACGCGATGTTTCAGCCATCGAATCCGACTTGAATGCTGCCGGCGACCTGCTGGAATTACCGATCGATGACTCGGCGCGCACCACGGCCGGTGCCGTCGTCGGTACACCGGCCTACATGTCGCCCGAACAAGCGTGCGGCCAGACCGACACGCTGACCGCCGCCACCGACATCTATTCCTTGGGCGTCATGCTGCACGAAATCGCCGTCGGCAGGCATCCATTCGCTGGCCAAGGCGTGGACGACGTGCTGACGGCGGTGCGAGCCGGACGCTGGGATGCTGCAAGGCTTCGATGCCGACACGTGCCGCGTGCCCTGTCAGCGATCTGCGATACGGCGATGCAGTTGGATCCCAGTCATCGTTATCCCACCGCTGAAGCTTTGGCCGCCGACGTTCGCCGTTTCATCGCAGGCGAAAAAGTCAGCGCGCATCGCGAAACCACCATCGACGTCCTATCGCGGTGGTGTCGGCGACACCGTGCGATTGCCGCAACCATATCGATTGCGATGGCGATGCTGTTGGTCGTCGCATTGGTGTTCGGATTTTTCATTCGACAAGCACAATTGAATGAGCGGCATGCACGTATCGCGGCCCAACAGTCCCATCGCAACGCCCTTCGCCGACTGGACCAGAGTCGACGTGCGGCCGACGCGTGGCTGATCGACCTGAGCGGTTCGCTTCAGTTCTACCCGGGACTCGATCCGGTGCGATCCGAATTGATCGAACAAGCCATCGTCCATTACGAGTCCCTGCTGCGAGAAGAAGCCCCCACTGAATTGGGGCCTGAGCTGCAACTCGTGCCCGTCCGGTTGCAGCATTACGGCCGATTGCAGCAGTCAAAACTGTACCTGCGTCTGAGCGACCTTCACCGTATCGCTGGACACCTTCAGCAAGCCGACGCCGCGTACCGCAGTGCCCAAACAGTAGCGAAATCCGTACAGTCCGGCCGACTTTCGCCATCGGACCGTATCGATCATCGCGTCCATCGGATCAACCTGGACATCGCGCAGATGCTGATCGATCCGGAAACCGCAAGCGACATTGACGGCCATCAACGCTGGCTGACCTGGCAACTTCGACGCCAAGGCATCGACAATCCGACGTCGGCTCCGGGAACCAAACAGTCGTT is from Crateriforma conspicua and encodes:
- a CDS encoding serine/threonine-protein kinase, with amino-acid sequence MSSRRPSPPPSDATIGPGSAGPIADAKSSESPADQTKVGGPPSRSSGSGEKASYGSGASRRPRRSARHRKRQTGSDASAKSSLKGEPVLTGDSQPATNQRYRITGEIGRGGWGVVQRAFDRQLQRTVAIKRITESANITATVRQRFLHEARITSQLQHPGIVPVHELDEGQAGSHASYVMKLLDGHPLRQSIRDTHASRSAQYQSSTWSHREAILPLLERFIDVCEAVAYAHQQGVIHRDLKPANVMVGRFGETIVVDWGLAKRIDGADAARDVSAIESDLNAAGDLLELPIDDSARTTAGAVVGTPAYMSPEQACGQTDTLTAATDIYSLGVMLHEIAVGRHPFAGQGVDDVLTAVRAGRWDAARLRCRHVPRALSAICDTAMQLDPSHRYPTAEALAADVRRFIAGEKVSAHRETTIDVLSRWCRRHRAIAATISIAMAMLLVVALVFGFFIRQAQLNERHARIAAQQSHRNALRRLDQSRRAADAWLIDLSGSLQFYPGLDPVRSELIEQAIVHYESLLREEAPTELGPELQLVPVRLQHYGRLQQSKLYLRLSDLHRIAGHLQQADAAYRSAQTVAKSVQSGRLSPSDRIDHRVHRINLDIAQMLIDPETASDIDGHQRWLTWQLRRQGIDNPTSAPGTKQSLDFDLANVLARLHLVACRRWQTNESPTCTGETLTQARLAHQWSAWLSRHRGTAADHRLMETAAVARADALHHLGQLDDERLVWQELIAAMQRIAQDHPNRVDYRQSIAHGRLRLAGLMTDAGGQRSEASQMYRLAIDDLRRSRSLTDGDGFCQTNLAAAEHSLATLLMKADGFVDDQTPPGPSDLEARRLLENSLSRRQRLLQTAPGVRHLSDVAEVLATLTNISNVDPDQRRLWATQADVAYQMLQEHSELTPRQSEQWSTVRRVIDGSDASVETSTVNANESKPRGLP